One Jeotgalicoccus saudimassiliensis DNA window includes the following coding sequences:
- the ribD gene encoding bifunctional diaminohydroxyphosphoribosylaminopyrimidine deaminase/5-amino-6-(5-phosphoribosylamino)uracil reductase RibD, which translates to MNTYMNMAVNMANMAAGQTAVNPPVGAVIVKDGRVIGYGAHLKSGDLHAERAALNSCRESPAGADIYVTLEPCSHHGKTPPCTEAIIEAGIKRVYYAYRDTNDKVDGLKVLNNHGIETIHLGNTDVDELYRPFNIQLANKRPFITLKSAMSLDGKIAHRNGDSHWVSNDESRRDVHNLRHHHDGLLIGSHTLLNDNPHLTTRLSENDKHPVPVILLGSQTLREDMNIFKHPHKPIIYTSNEENVQFKDRAKIFFGNYNLTEILHILYEENIASLLVEGGSSIHTQFLNEKLFDDLIIYIAPKIFGYSEYQLHQGDPSGQLDLILHHVEKLESDIKLTYRRTPACLQD; encoded by the coding sequence TTGAACACATATATGAATATGGCTGTAAATATGGCCAATATGGCAGCCGGTCAGACGGCAGTCAATCCGCCGGTCGGTGCCGTCATTGTTAAAGACGGCCGGGTCATCGGTTACGGGGCGCATTTAAAATCAGGAGATCTTCATGCAGAACGTGCAGCATTGAACAGCTGCAGGGAATCACCAGCAGGTGCAGATATATATGTCACACTTGAACCCTGTTCACATCACGGCAAAACACCGCCATGCACCGAGGCGATTATTGAAGCGGGTATAAAACGTGTGTACTACGCTTACCGGGATACGAATGATAAAGTTGACGGACTGAAAGTGCTTAACAATCATGGTATTGAAACCATTCATCTCGGTAATACTGATGTGGATGAACTGTACCGTCCGTTTAATATTCAACTGGCAAATAAGCGTCCGTTTATTACATTAAAGAGCGCGATGAGTCTCGACGGTAAAATTGCGCACAGGAATGGTGACAGCCACTGGGTCAGCAACGATGAATCCCGGCGTGACGTGCACAATTTAAGGCATCATCACGACGGCCTGCTGATTGGTTCGCACACGCTGTTAAATGATAATCCGCACCTGACAACCCGTTTGTCCGAAAACGATAAACACCCGGTGCCGGTTATTCTGCTCGGTTCGCAAACACTGCGTGAGGATATGAATATATTCAAGCACCCGCATAAGCCTATTATATATACCAGTAACGAGGAGAATGTGCAGTTCAAGGACCGCGCAAAAATATTCTTTGGAAATTATAATTTAACTGAAATACTTCATATATTATATGAAGAAAATATTGCATCACTTTTAGTGGAAGGCGGTTCGTCTATCCACACTCAATTTTTAAACGAAAAATTATTCGATGACCTCATCATTTACATTGCCCCGAAAATATTTGGTTATTCTGAATATCAGCTCCATCAAGGTGACCCTTCCGGTCAGCTGGATTTGATATTACATCATGTTGAAAAGCTCGAGTCGGACATCAAACTTACTTACAGGAGGACTCCAGCATGTTTACAGGATTAA
- a CDS encoding nucleoside deaminase, with product MITGDDKKYLKRSVELAQKALETGNSPFGSLLVSKEGEILFEDHNRDADGDQTKHPEYAIAKWAAENLSAAERKNSVVYTSGEHCSMCSSAHALAGLGRIVYASSSAQLKAWQKELGITERSALKGLSIEEVINDTEIDGPDEELSEQVKQLQLEYYK from the coding sequence ATGATAACCGGGGACGATAAAAAATACTTAAAACGCAGTGTGGAACTGGCACAGAAGGCTCTCGAAACAGGAAACTCACCTTTCGGTTCACTGCTTGTGTCAAAAGAGGGAGAAATACTATTTGAAGACCATAACCGTGATGCAGACGGAGATCAGACAAAACATCCGGAATATGCCATTGCGAAATGGGCTGCCGAGAATTTATCGGCTGCAGAACGTAAAAATTCAGTAGTTTACACTTCAGGAGAACATTGTTCAATGTGCTCATCTGCACATGCCCTGGCGGGACTTGGCCGCATCGTTTACGCAAGCTCCTCAGCACAGCTTAAAGCATGGCAGAAAGAGCTTGGTATTACAGAACGCAGTGCCTTAAAAGGATTGAGTATTGAGGAAGTCATTAATGATACAGAAATAGATGGACCTGATGAAGAACTGTCTGAGCAAGTGAAACAGCTGCAGCTGGAATATTATAAATAA
- a CDS encoding LysR family transcriptional regulator translates to MDQKDWKILKLLYEEKNITKTAEKLYVSQPSLSYRLKNLEKEIGTELIFKTKTGIEFTSEGEYLVKYAKDMLQQLQVVKDNINNMSEEISGTLKIGVSSNFAQYVLPNLLKTFSNKYPEVRFNVRTGVSSDVYKMINDSSVHIGILRRDYQWQSRKYLLNQEPLYIISQNEINVQELPSYKQIDYKTDSSLKEIINRWWTTEFASPASIEMEVDRLDTCKELVKSGLGYSIVPEICLKEEENLYKSKVESKDGALIKRDTWIMYNEDYENLVIVKKFIEHMRSWGNIK, encoded by the coding sequence ATGGATCAGAAGGATTGGAAAATATTAAAATTGCTCTATGAAGAGAAGAATATTACGAAAACAGCTGAGAAATTATATGTTTCGCAACCTTCATTAAGTTATCGTTTGAAAAATTTAGAAAAAGAAATAGGAACCGAGCTTATTTTTAAAACGAAAACAGGTATTGAATTTACGTCTGAAGGAGAATATCTCGTTAAATATGCAAAAGATATGCTACAGCAGCTTCAGGTGGTTAAAGATAATATTAATAATATGAGTGAAGAAATATCGGGCACACTGAAGATCGGTGTATCGAGTAACTTTGCTCAATATGTTCTGCCTAACCTGCTTAAAACATTTTCAAATAAATATCCTGAAGTACGTTTTAATGTTAGAACAGGTGTGAGTTCAGATGTATATAAGATGATAAACGATTCATCAGTTCATATTGGTATTCTTAGAAGAGATTATCAATGGCAAAGCAGGAAGTATTTATTAAATCAGGAACCGCTGTATATTATTTCTCAAAACGAAATTAATGTGCAGGAATTACCTTCATATAAGCAGATAGATTATAAAACAGATTCTTCTCTTAAAGAGATTATTAACCGCTGGTGGACGACTGAATTTGCTTCGCCGGCAAGTATAGAAATGGAAGTAGATCGTCTTGATACGTGTAAGGAATTAGTAAAAAGCGGTTTAGGATATTCTATTGTGCCTGAAATTTGTTTAAAAGAAGAGGAGAACCTGTATAAATCAAAAGTTGAATCGAAAGACGGAGCTTTAATAAAAAGAGATACATGGATAATGTACAATGAGGACTACGAAAATCTGGTTATTGTAAAAAAATTCATTGAACATATGCGCTCGTGGGGAAATATCAAATAA
- a CDS encoding riboflavin synthase, whose amino-acid sequence MFTGLIEQTSPVLSINKTSALTEMEIKNTLFDDLNIGDSVAVNGACLTITKLQEESFSVEIVNETSSITSLSDVKKGDILNLERAMRLDQRLGGHIVSGHVDGTGLIENIYNDGDALVLSVKCSRELMKYMILKGSVTIDGISLTLFDIKTEEDIFILNIIPKTQYKTNISGKTAGDIVNIEADMMIKHIDHLLNFEKAGGRHV is encoded by the coding sequence ATGTTTACAGGATTAATCGAACAAACTTCACCGGTACTCTCTATTAATAAAACATCTGCATTAACTGAAATGGAAATAAAAAACACTCTTTTTGACGATTTAAATATAGGCGACTCTGTCGCAGTTAACGGTGCGTGCTTAACAATAACAAAACTTCAGGAAGAATCATTTTCTGTTGAGATTGTAAATGAAACGAGCAGTATAACGTCGTTATCTGACGTTAAAAAAGGCGATATACTTAATCTGGAACGAGCGATGAGACTGGACCAGCGCTTAGGCGGACACATAGTGTCAGGCCATGTCGATGGTACGGGACTTATTGAAAACATTTATAATGACGGCGATGCGTTGGTACTATCGGTAAAATGCAGCCGGGAATTGATGAAATATATGATCTTAAAAGGTTCTGTCACAATAGACGGCATCAGTTTAACGTTATTTGATATCAAAACTGAAGAGGATATTTTTATCTTAAATATCATTCCAAAAACACAGTATAAGACGAATATCTCCGGGAAAACTGCTGGGGACATTGTGAATATTGAAGCGGATATGATGATTAAGCATATCGATCATCTGCTTAATTTTGAGAAAGCAGGTGGCAGACATGTTTGA
- a CDS encoding bifunctional 3,4-dihydroxy-2-butanone-4-phosphate synthase/GTP cyclohydrolase II has translation MFDSIDSALKDLKEGKLIIVVDDEDRENEGDLVGITEFIDAEAINFMATHARGLICTPVSKSIAAQAGLVPMTEHNSDEYQTAFTISIDHVSSTTGISAFERFDTIKALLASNVSPKTFNRPGHVFPLVAKEGGVIERQGHTEAAVDLAKLTGAKPAGVICEIMNDDGTMARVDDLQVYKKQHNLKMITIEALKHYMLKKRAVTLASTINLPTKFGEFKMYDFVDGKGKEHLALVHGEVTPHMNVRIHSECLTGDVFKSSRCDCGEQLNKAMEIMSEEDGIILYMRQEGRGIGLTNKLKAYELIEQGYDTVTANEHLGFDADLRTYEEAAAMLKHLNVNEVTLLSNNPKKIQGLENENIKVHSREHIVPANIYNADYLNTKKEKMGHLL, from the coding sequence ATGTTTGATTCAATTGACAGTGCCTTAAAAGATTTAAAAGAGGGAAAACTGATTATCGTTGTCGACGATGAAGACAGAGAAAACGAAGGAGATCTTGTCGGTATAACGGAGTTTATCGACGCAGAAGCTATTAACTTTATGGCCACTCATGCAAGAGGATTAATCTGTACGCCGGTGTCGAAAAGTATTGCTGCACAGGCGGGACTCGTGCCGATGACTGAGCATAACAGTGATGAATATCAGACAGCATTTACAATTTCTATTGATCACGTCAGTTCAACGACCGGTATCAGTGCATTCGAACGCTTCGACACGATAAAGGCGCTCTTAGCCAGCAATGTTTCACCAAAAACCTTTAACCGTCCGGGTCATGTCTTCCCGCTTGTTGCTAAAGAAGGCGGCGTGATAGAACGACAGGGACATACAGAAGCAGCAGTGGATTTAGCGAAGCTGACTGGTGCAAAACCGGCAGGTGTGATTTGTGAAATTATGAATGACGACGGCACGATGGCGCGCGTCGATGATTTACAGGTATACAAAAAGCAGCACAATCTAAAAATGATTACAATTGAAGCTTTAAAACACTATATGTTAAAAAAGCGAGCAGTTACGCTGGCGAGTACTATTAATCTGCCGACGAAGTTCGGCGAATTTAAAATGTATGACTTTGTCGATGGTAAAGGGAAAGAACATTTGGCGCTTGTGCATGGTGAGGTTACACCGCATATGAATGTCCGCATTCATTCGGAGTGTCTGACGGGCGATGTGTTTAAAAGTTCGCGCTGCGACTGCGGTGAACAGCTCAATAAGGCAATGGAGATTATGAGTGAAGAGGATGGCATCATTTTATATATGCGCCAGGAAGGCCGCGGTATCGGTCTAACGAATAAATTAAAAGCGTATGAACTGATAGAACAGGGTTACGACACAGTAACGGCGAACGAACATCTGGGCTTTGATGCAGATCTTAGAACCTACGAAGAAGCTGCGGCAATGCTTAAGCATTTAAATGTAAATGAAGTGACACTGCTGAGTAATAACCCGAAGAAGATTCAAGGGCTGGAAAATGAAAATATTAAAGTACATTCAAGAGAACATATTGTGCCGGCAAATATTTACAATGCAGATTATTTAAATACAAAAAAAGAAAAAATGGGTCATCTATTATAG
- the tcuA gene encoding FAD-dependent tricarballylate dehydrogenase TcuA, with protein MTNFEYDLVVVGSGNAALSAAVSASEDNLKVLVVEKGPQHKRGGNSFFTDGAIRFAYNDLDGLSKVVDNLSEEELNSIELPKYATEDYHGDLMNVTKNESNPSLAEHLTGKSYETILWMKEQGVEFQLNENQFFEKDGKKSFWGGLPVKTVDKGIGLVKSLFKKAEENGVDFWYASPAEKLEKTDGKITGVHVNSEEHGKVLVKTKAVVLASGGFEADKKKRMEHLGKEWENAIVRGSEYNTGDGITMALEVGAVKAGQYDGCHAHTTDYNSPKTGDYSKPGDIYKKSSYPLGLIVNVEGERFVDEGADFRNYTYAKYGKETLKQTQQKAFQIYDSQVRDMLRVEYNLEEATMLTADTIEELAVKMGVDKENFLETINSYNDAVQDGDYNPSVKDGKTTVGLSPNKTNWALKFNEGPFYAYPITCGITFTFGAIKVNNKSEVLDENDEPIEGLYAAGEMVGDLFYHNYPGGSGLMSGSVFGKTAGDSVKNYLSTAAQN; from the coding sequence ATGACAAATTTTGAATATGATTTAGTTGTAGTAGGATCTGGTAACGCAGCATTAAGTGCAGCGGTATCTGCAAGTGAAGACAATTTAAAAGTACTTGTTGTCGAAAAGGGGCCGCAGCACAAACGCGGAGGCAACTCATTCTTTACTGATGGAGCAATCCGATTCGCATATAACGATCTTGACGGTTTAAGCAAAGTCGTAGACAACTTATCTGAAGAAGAACTAAACTCAATTGAATTACCAAAATATGCAACAGAGGATTATCACGGCGACTTAATGAACGTTACTAAAAACGAAAGCAACCCAAGTCTTGCTGAACATTTAACAGGTAAATCATATGAAACGATTCTTTGGATGAAAGAGCAGGGTGTAGAGTTTCAGTTAAATGAAAACCAGTTCTTTGAAAAAGACGGAAAGAAATCATTCTGGGGCGGTCTGCCTGTTAAAACAGTCGATAAAGGTATCGGTCTTGTAAAATCATTATTCAAAAAAGCAGAAGAGAACGGTGTGGACTTCTGGTACGCATCACCTGCTGAAAAGCTTGAAAAAACAGATGGGAAAATTACAGGGGTTCACGTAAACAGTGAAGAGCACGGTAAAGTCCTTGTTAAAACTAAAGCAGTAGTATTAGCGAGCGGCGGATTTGAAGCTGACAAGAAGAAACGTATGGAGCACCTCGGCAAAGAGTGGGAAAATGCAATTGTCCGCGGAAGCGAGTACAACACAGGTGACGGTATCACAATGGCACTTGAAGTCGGTGCAGTAAAAGCAGGACAATATGACGGCTGTCACGCACATACTACAGACTACAACTCACCTAAAACTGGTGACTACAGCAAACCTGGTGACATCTATAAGAAATCATCATATCCATTAGGATTAATCGTTAACGTAGAAGGTGAGCGTTTCGTCGATGAAGGTGCAGATTTCAGAAACTACACTTACGCAAAATACGGTAAAGAAACTCTGAAACAGACTCAGCAGAAAGCATTTCAGATTTACGATTCTCAGGTGAGAGACATGTTAAGAGTAGAGTACAACCTGGAAGAAGCAACAATGCTGACAGCTGACACTATTGAAGAACTTGCAGTGAAAATGGGCGTTGATAAAGAAAATTTCCTGGAGACAATTAACAGCTACAACGATGCAGTTCAGGACGGCGACTATAACCCGAGTGTTAAAGACGGTAAAACAACAGTCGGCTTATCACCGAACAAAACAAACTGGGCGCTTAAGTTTAACGAAGGTCCTTTTTACGCTTATCCAATTACTTGCGGTATCACATTTACTTTCGGTGCAATCAAAGTAAACAACAAATCAGAAGTACTGGATGAGAATGATGAACCTATTGAAGGGTTATATGCTGCAGGCGAGATGGTCGGAGATCTTTTCTACCATAACTATCCCGGCGGTTCAGGCTTAATGTCAGGATCTGTATTCGGAAAAACTGCAGGTGACTCAGTTAAAAACTATCTTTCTACAGCAGCACAGAATTAG
- the ribH gene encoding 6,7-dimethyl-8-ribityllumazine synthase — MNELEKTMNGQNLKIAIVTAEFNEFITSRLLDGAHKTLLKHGVKDDNIDLVYVPGAFELPLTAKTLAETGKYDSVITLGCVIRGSTTHYDYVCNEAAKGISHAGLSTGVPVIFGVITTENIEQAIDRAGAKVGNKGSEAAATAIEMASIIESIKK; from the coding sequence ATGAATGAATTAGAGAAAACAATGAACGGTCAAAATTTAAAAATAGCGATTGTGACGGCGGAATTTAATGAATTTATTACGAGTCGTTTATTAGACGGTGCACATAAAACTTTGCTGAAACACGGCGTTAAAGATGACAATATCGATTTAGTCTATGTACCGGGAGCATTTGAGCTGCCGTTAACAGCAAAAACATTGGCTGAAACGGGTAAATACGACAGCGTTATAACACTCGGCTGCGTAATACGCGGCAGTACGACGCATTACGATTATGTTTGCAATGAGGCAGCAAAAGGTATAAGCCATGCAGGACTGTCAACAGGCGTACCCGTTATATTCGGCGTTATAACAACAGAGAATATCGAACAGGCCATCGACCGTGCCGGCGCGAAAGTTGGTAACAAGGGGTCGGAAGCGGCTGCGACAGCAATTGAAATGGCAAGTATCATAGAAAGTATTAAAAAATAA